ATGCTCCTGGGTTCCTGGGGCCTTGTTCCCGCTGAGCCAAGCACTGAGGAAGCTGAAGGGGTCCGCAGTAGGGGGCTGCAGAGATCCAGCATTCCAGAggcgaggggggaggggagaggggaaaggggagagggaagccTCGCCCTCCCAGAGGCAGCCGAGTACAACATTCCCCTGCGGAGCCATCACCGTGACCCAGACAGGAGAAATCTGGAGGGAGACAGACACTCGCTGAACCGAAGACAGACAgcagctgggaggggagggggagccagggccaggaagccTGAGGCTGGAGACAAGCTCTTGTCAGTGAGTTCTACACACAGGTGACAGCCGGCTCCGGCTGCAGACCCCCGGGCCTGTTCCAGAGCCTCTCCTCTGGGAAGAGGCCACTACCACGCCCCTTTTTAGGAGAATGAAACCAAGCCAATTGTCACTCATCTCTCTCCTTGGGAGGCAAGGTTGCTATAGAGTTAAATGGCCAGATTCAAAACCTAAAAGATAGCGGCatagttatttttctttgagatttgtttatttatttgacaggcagagtgacacacagagaaggaaagacaaagagagaaacagagaatgtccatttgttggttcactctccaaatggccgcagcagccagtggggagccaggctgaaaccaggagccaagaactccatcccgaTCTCTTATGTGCGAACaagggtctaagtacttgggccgtcatccattgccttctcaggtgcattagcagggagctgggttggaagcagagcagccaggactggaaccagggctctgttatgggatgctggcattgcaagaggtTACTTAATTCATTtcaccacaacacaagccccccAAATGGCATTTTTGCCATGAAATTCTTCATGGGTAGGGGCCAGAGCAgaaagagcccaagtactttggtccctgcacctacatgggaggcccagatgaagcttctagctcctggccttggcttggcccagccctggccgttgtgggtatttggggagtgaaccagcagatagaagatctccctccagctgtctctctgactttcgactaacaataaattaaaaaacaaaacaaaacaaaacaaaaccgagATTCATTCAACGGTTGCTGAGTGCTGAGTTCTAGGCAGTTACTTAAAGCTGAGAGCGGCATCTCCACTGTCAAGGTATTTGCAGACTGGCGGGAAAGTAAGCTGACCCACGAAAGTCATCCACGAAGAGGCGTGGTTCAGGGTGGTAAGGAGAGGGCTGGCACCTGGCTCACTGAAGGCAAACCGGAGTGCGGCATCAGGGCGCCAGTGTCTAGAAAGGGGCCTGGAGTTAAATTTGGAAGACAGATACATGGCATACGCCCGCAACTCCGGGCCTCTGAGCTATTTCCAGGGCTGCGACCTTCCTCTCTTAGGTGGGATGGTGGTAATACTTTCCCATGTCGTCTCTAGGACTTTCCTGAGCTGGGTCTTCTTATCTATTCCCATCTCCTGTTTTACAGTTGAGGAGCCCGGGCCTCCAGCGGTTCAGTAATTTATCCGAAGTCTATCAGCTGGAAAAAGTTGGCAGGGAGACATAAACCCAGATGTCATCTGGTGCAGCGtggaagacaccacttgggatgcctgcatctcctatcagagtgtctCGTGCAAGTGCcggctccatttctttctttctttttcttttttaaagatttatttatttgtttgaaagtcagagttacacagagagaggagaggcaaagagagaggtcttctatctgacggttcactccccaattggctgcaacggccggagctgcgctgatccgaagccaggagccaggagcttcttctgggtctcccacgcaggtgcaggggcacaaggacttgggccatcttctactgctttcccaggtcttagcagagagctggatcagaagtggagcagctgggactagaactggcgcccatatgggatggcctggcttcaggccagggcgttaacccgctgcgccacagcactgaagtgccggctccatttctgacccagcagCCTGCTCACGTGCacgctgggaggaagcaggtgatggctcaagtaacttgggtccttgacacccatgtgagagacctggatggagttcttagctggcgagcatttggggagcgacccagatgatggaagatccgCTCCCCCCAATTTTCAgagcaaatgaaaatacataaaaatttaaaaactggaaattttcccttaagaaatggaaatgctgTCGAACTCAAGAAACTGCCGCTGCTTCCCTGAAGGAACCTCTCCCCCACAGAGCCCAGGCAAACGCAGTGCACACTGGGTGCCACCCTCTCTTGGGTGCCAGGCTCCCAGATTCTAAAGCTCCATGGTAGGGGCTGAGACCAATCCCTGCCGGCGGGAGAAGGCAAAGTTAGGAGACGAGATCAACACCACACATCTGAGGGTTCTGCAGGATCAGGCCAAAATCTCGTGGGCCCAACGTCTCTGAGGTGGCCTTGAGATCCAGGGTCTTGGCCTTGGTCTCAATCCCAAGCTCCTCTGGCCTCGTTGCAAACAGCCAAGGGTTGCTGTTTCCCTTTGCCAGTCTCAAGGAATCACAAGCTGTCGGTCCTGGGAGAGGCTTTAGGGATGATCTAGCCTGACCCCCTGGTTTATTATAGGCTACATATTAACAGAGGCTAAGGGCAGAGCCACTGGGAAGTGTTCTGTTTGTTTCTGTGAAAGATCTCCCCACTGAACAGCCGACATATGCATGATTTCCCTGGCTGCAAGCTATGGGAGAGACTCTCACAGCCCTCGTGCATGCACACGGGGGATCTCCGTCAACCCTCGTCCTTGGTGTTTTGATCTACCTGCAGTCCCGCTTTGGCTGCGAGGGCGatatgggtggggagggggtgtagACAGCAGAGCCGTGCGTTTCCCTAATGCCGAACACAGACACTGTTGCGGCTGGCCTGCGCCTCTGCTCGCCGACCTGGTACGTCAGCCTCTCTGCCAtgctggaagccagcagccacacATTTGTCTGCCAAGCGCCTTATGGGCCTGACCCGCTGGCAGTGGGAGCTAAGCTGATCCTTTCACCTGCTGGCTGCTTGTCTGGCACACACGGTTTGTGGAGAAGGGGCCTGCCGGGGAGGAGCTGAGTTTCCCTCCCAGAGCCCCTGCACGTGAGGGTAGTGGTGCTGTCATGCCAGGTCCGCTCTTGGATCTCATGCCCTTCCTGTCCATGTGGAACAGCAAACATCTGTGCTTGGGGCCTACCACGGGGCAGTGGGCAGAGAACAGGCAGGGAACGCCTGTGGAAAGTAGAGGCAGCTGGGCCCACTCCCCCACCCTCTGTTGGGACCCTAGAGCCACCTATGCAGCCCATCCCCTGGGCTCCTCCCATCcttctgcccccccaccccctttttagGACTCAAACCCCTGGTTTAGACAGCATGGTAGGTTCCCATAGCAATGGGCCTTTCAGCTGTTTCCATGGCAACCAACACCCAGACCATTTAGTTGCTAGTCAACTGACAGCTGTAAGTGAATCCTATTCAGTTTAGAAGCTGAGGGGTAGGTCAGGGATTCTCTTCCGAGATAAAGACACAACCACCCCAAACGACTCAGCTCCCCTAAACAGGTACATTCGCCGCCCCCACCCGGAGGTGCAGAGCCACTTTCTACTTTGGGGCGCATGCCACTGGTCCCACACCGCCTTCCCAACTCACAGGTTCCTCAGCTGGGCACTCCAGGCCTTCTCACGGGGTGCTCCCCACTCCCTGTGTCCTGTTCTGTCTGCTGCCCAGAGGGTCCCTGGGACTGTCACCCAGGTGCCTTCCGTGCACACGACTCCGTTCCCTTCCTAAGCACCACGGCCTGGCGCTCATAGCAGCCGATCACTGACGCACTGTGCACCTCCGGGTTACCCGGAGTGAATGGCTAACCCATTCTTCGTCAGCCTCAGCTTTGCCAAGTCGCCCTTCCTATGCCCAGGGCCACCTCGGAGAACTGTCCGTTTTATCAGCTCACTCAAGGCATAATCcagctgtttctttctttttttttttttaaatcaactaaGATTTCAAAAGCCAACATGCAGGATTTGGAATTACTCTATGCTGTTGCTTTCTGTTAGATGAAGAGAGGACTGACCACCAGGCCTCACCCTTGACCTCGCACCCTGGGGACTTGAGGGGTTTGGCTCCCTTCATTCTGTAAGCAGGAGTGGTGCTCGTCTTCTTTTTTAatactgctacagcctgggagtCTGGGATTTAACTGCCTTGGAATTCATGCAAGAGAGTTGAGTCTAAGCCTCCGAGGTTTGCTCAGGGACTAGAAGAGCAGGAGACGGGCATGGGAAAGAGCACTGCTTACTTTAGAGACCTAAGACCCCATGCTCCCAAGTGTTGTAATGACTGTGAACTGTTTGTGGAGGGCGACCTTTCAAACTAATCCACCCCCGCCCAGAGCCCTAGCTGGCTCACTGCTGCAGCCGCGGAGTCTCCCGAAAGCCAGGGAATGGTCACAAGCTGTCCTGGCCGGAGGGCAGTGGAACTACTCGTCCCCTCTGCAGGTAGCCTGTGAGGCACGGGAGCATGGAATGAGGGTGGGTGGCTGTTAGCCTCAAAGCAGGTAGCCAGGAGGAATCCTGTGGGATAGGGAGATAGCAGGCACGCACACGAGAGCTGAGCTAGAATTTTCTAGGCCCTGTAGGAAGTTCCTGTGCACAGAGAATTACCCCATTTTTGGGAGGAGACATCATCACACGGGAGATTGAATTTTCTGATTGCCCAACTGTTTCTAGACAAAGAACAGAGTCTGTCTCCTAGAACAATGGCCAGCAGTCACAGAGTGTGCGTTCCACGCCAGGGGTCATTCCAAGTGTTTTACGTGCCTCATTTCATTTAATCTGCACCACCTCACTATTACTCTCCCTGGCTGACAACTAAGGGCACCCAAGTAGAAGTTCCAAggggtctgaagccagaaaccacaGCAGTTAACCCCTTTAGGATTCACACCTCCGGCCTGCCTGGGGGGACAGGGCGGGCTGTCCCTTAGACTCAATGAGatagaaaacacaagagacctcagcTAGTAGTGGGTGAATGGCGCCAGAATCGACCATCAAGGCTTTGCTGTGGATAACTTTTTACCTGGAGCTTTCCTGCCCCCTGATGGTTCTCCTGGGAAACTCACAGGCCTGAGAAACAAGGGTTTAGTGAAGTGACGGTGACGAAAACAACTGTAAGTGCCTTGTATGAATTAAGACGTTCTTGGTTTCTGCTCTAACGAGAGAGGAACTTCCAAGATCCATGTCATTCAACTCAATTATCAACAGGGTTGCAATCCCTGTGCCAAAAATCTGATTGCTAGTATGCGGCTTCAATGTGTAACTAGGTATAAAGTAACATCAACTACACTTGAGCGACTTATATTCAATGCAGAGCCAGGAAGCTGATGCCTCAGGGCTCTGCTGCCCTGTCCTAAGGCTCACTCTGCCTTTGTTTCTTATCTCAACTCTTTTCCTAGAGGAGGCCAAGCCAGCCTGTGGACCTCAGGGAAGGACCTTCGgccaccatggtgccagcctcctgCGGCTCCCGGATGGTTTTGCTACACTGACACCCCTTCCATGTAGCCTCTGGAAAGACCCCCCAAACTCCCTCCTCCAGCAGAGTGGCAGTTCTAGGGACCAGAGGTCTGTCACTCTCTCTTCTATCAATAGATTATTCTCATTCCTTTACCCCCAGATCTTGtcctcattattttaatttggcTTTGGGGGCAGGCACTGAAGCTTTggtgacagaaacagaaaaatacatgtCTCATAATCATGCTTGTGCTTTAACTGTAGGAGACACCAAGATTTCATCAAGTTAGCCATGGCTTGCTACAACTTCGCattttatcttcttaaaaaattaatttcagagagcgagcgagcgagcacctacctgctggttcactccctcgatGCTTGCAACAGCGAAGGCTGGGCGGAGGCCGAGGCCGAGGCTTGATAACtccagtcaggtctcccacaggggtggcagaaaccctgctgcctgccagggtctgcattagcagggagccgcagtcaggagccagaggaggcATGGAACCGAGGTGCGCCAGTGTGGACGCGGGTATCCTAACTGCTAGCCTAAACTTCTGCCCCTCCGTTTCACTTTTAACCTTCCAGGCTTTCCCCATCACGGCAGAGGGTTCCCAAGTCACCACGCCTCTTCCCAACCCGTAACCCGGATCGTCCTCTACCTGTCCAGTATCAGCAGTGTTCAGCTGGGTGTGCTGAATGCTTTCATGGCTGCTTTTCAGTTGTGTTGGGTGGGACGCGattgtgtaaaataaataaaaacaaggtaggctggcaccgcggctcaatagggtaatcctccgcctacagtgccggcaccccaggttctagtcctggttggggcaccggattctgtcccggttgctcctcttccaggccagctctctgctgtggactgggagtgcagtggaggatggcccaagtgcttgggccctgcaccccatgggagaccaggagaagcattggccgtagcagccatttggggggtgaaccaacggaaaaggaagacctttctctctctctctctcatgatctaactctgcctgtcaaaaaaaaaaaaaaaaaaagaaaaacaaggtcaTTTTGTGTAAGACAGGTAAGGTCTAACTGGGAAAAATGGCGGAAAAGGTCACTTCAGAAAGAGCCGGGTTTTCAGCGGGGCCGCTGGGACCATGGAGCTGGGTGCTGGCATCCACAGGCCTAGGGGATGAGCTCTGTCCGAAGGAAGCAGGTGACCCCAGGCCAAATGAAGACAAGCCTGACAGGACTTTATTTACTCAAAGCTACACATGTCCAGCTACAGAAAGAGGCCACAAGttcatgttctttaaaaaaaaaaaaaaaaaaaagacaaacaaaacacCAGCTAACCAAGTGCTGTCTTTAATGAAAACCACCTAGACAGAAGAAGAGACGACACCACCACGGAAAAGCAGCCGCGCAGGGCTGACTGCTGAAACCCCCTCTGCACCCAGTTCCTGGACCAGGGTGGGAGAAGTCACGGCTGCTGCACCGTCGGAGTCGGAGGTGCTGACTCCACGAGGCACTTAGAGAACAGGAGCCTTCAGAGACACGGCCCAGCTGGAGGGAGGATCTGGGGACCATCCCCCGCGGCCAGGACCCACAGGGCGAGCTACCTGACAGCCCCACAGCAATCCCCTCAGGCGCTGCCTGGTTGGGCCCGCCTTATCCCaacagcctccctctccctctctctcgtaAGGCAACAGTTCTGAGCTCAGGAAATAGGGTCTTAGATGCTTTTGGACGTGGAGAGGCAGGAAGCAGCATCTTGCGATTCCTTTCATCCAGGGGCATGGATTAAGCTTCAGGTCTGATGTCTTCCCTCCCTCCGCCCTGGCCCTCGCACGCCCAGACAGACATGCGGCCATCaagcagctccaggctctagGCTACGATCGCGATGGGGATTTCCCAGCAGAAGAGGTTTCTCTGTTTGTCATCCTTAAGTTCCCACTTCACCACCAGTTTTATCtggagaaagagaacaagaatAGGGAAACATGAAGCTGGCAATTGACTTCAGCCATAACTGGCTTCACTGTGTGTCCTAGGTCTAAAGGGCAATCAACTGCCCAGTTCCTCACACTCCCCTTAAATCCTGCCATCAAATGCCCGCTCCGCTCAGGCGTGGCCTTAATGACAGTTAGCAACACCACGCAACTTCCCTGTGATCAAATATAATTTCTACAGCATTCTTGTCCCTCTCAGATGACTTGCATATGTAAACAACACCTTGCATGAATAACAACTTTACATGTAAACAGTCTCTCCCGTATGTCAACCTGATCCAGCTTTTCCCAACCGCAACCATGAAGAGCAGAGAAGTAAACTTAGATTCTTATGTATAAGGAAACGCTCTTGTTAGCTGTACAAAGAAATGTCAAAGTGGTGTCAAAGGATGAGCTGAAGAGGTGTAGGCTGTTGAGCGATGTCAAGGACAACCATCTGTGCAGCAATAGTTTCGGCTGAATTCCTTAAACTGTTCGCTCAGGAAATGcctgccttgccttgccttggtAAACTCATGTTCTGAGCTGCTCTAATTCTTGACTCACTGATACTGTACTGTTtctatccttttaaaattttatttgagaggcagaaagacagacacagacacacagacacactcctgtctgctgggtccctccccagatatccacaaaGGCTAGGTAGGgacaggccaggtcaaagctgggagccagacacTCAGTCCAGCtgttccttgtgggtggcagtgacccaaccacTGGAAGCATTagggctgcctcccaaggtgtgcatagcaggaagctggagttggaagtggagttgggactcactTGGATGTAGAAGGTGGGTCCAACTGAagccttaaccaccaggccaaacgctGGGTCCTGCAGTTCCTTCTTATGAGGACAAAGTCAGCTCTCTGGGCACTAGTTACCACCTCTCTTTTGTACTCAAATGCTTCTTCACAATGCAGTATTTGCATGACAATGATACCTAGCTTCTTGAAAGTTGTGCTGGGGGCCTGCACATGtaggtggtgtagcaggttaagcctcccgTGTCGGGCGGCTGCTCCACCAGACAcagagatccagctctctgctatggcctaggaaagcagtggaagatggcccaagtgcttgggtccctgcactcgcgtgagagacttggaggaagctcctggctcctggcttcggatttgtgcagctccggccatcgcagccaactggggagtgaaccagtggatggaagactccctctctctccctctgcctctccttctctctctgtgtaactctgactttcaagtaaataaataaatctttaaaaaaaaatcaattccttGGCTTCTCTATTCGTATCAGAATACCTATCTTTAGTGCTCGGTGGAAAAAACAGCAGGTCAAGGGGCAGGGGGTCAGAGGTGAAGATGGGGgctggagagggagtggggaggagccaCCTCTCTGTCACAGCGTCAGCAAACTCTGGCTGTCCTGATGCCACATTCAGTGGGGAAGCCAGGATCCTCTGATGACAATGCCGAGACAGCCTGGATCTTCAACTCTGTGATAACCTTTTAATACTGCACAGGTTTCAGATCACAAGAGCTGGCTCTAAACCTAGGATGTGGCATTTCTTGGTGGAGCGGACTCTGTCCGTATCACACAACAGTATCTGTAAACTAGAAAGAATATCAGCTTGCATAGGTGGCCACGAGACTCCAGCGGAATACCCTGTGCAAGAAGGCAGCATTAGGCTAGTGTGACGGAACAAATGCacgcaggaagaagaacctgCCCTCGCCCGCGATTCCTAACCCTCGCACCTACTTCTTCCCCCTCCCCGTAAAGCAGAGGAGCCCCCAACCACAAGGCTCTCCCGGCCGGGGGCACTCAGCGGCACTCACCGAGGGGTACTCGTTCTTCACTGGGAGCTTGTTCATGTAGTTGTAGGTCTGGCCTTTCTGGATGGGGCAGCTGATCCCGCTCTTGCAGCCGTCGGGCTCAGGAATGGGAAAGGGAACTTCAACCGCGAACAGGATGCCGTGCACAACGGCCGTGCTGTTCTTAGACTGAACATCTAAGAGGAAAAAGCCAGCGAGAGGGTGAAGAAAAGAGCCCGTGTCCAGACTCCGAGCCAAATCTTCAGACACACTCTCAGGCAACAGCACTGCTCGAACGGCAGACTGTGGAGCCTGTGTGTCCTGATTCCTAGGGTCTGTTTCTGCTTGTAGTTAGGGTTGATGGTGAGCGCAGCGCAGGTGTTCAGCCATGAGCAGCCATTGAATGATGCAGAAAGGAGCAATGGgcaggagctggtttttttggcTCCCAACTCCGTGTTGCTCTTTCCTGCCTTTCATAGTTTCTCAGGAACATCACAGCTACCTGGATAAACGACCTCAGCCAAGTCCTGGTTTCCCGAGGGTCCGGTGGGTCCTCAGACCCTGCAGACTGTTCAGTATTAGAGGCACCCTTATTTTCAGAACGTGGACAATAACGGAAAGGTTTATTGCTGAAAAGAACATTCTGAAGTTTTCAAAGTCTGCAGACTTGGAGTCTGCATTAACGCTCTGAAGCCTGTAGCCAAAcagggctgacatcccataaaCACCTGCTGTGCAATAGGGGCCAAGATAGCACCGGGAAAACCCAACGTGGTGCTCTAACCCGGGAAcacacagccagcgcgctgcctGCTTAAAGGGAGTCCGGCAGCCGTGGACGCTGGGGAACGGGCACCTGGAGCCCAGCACGAGAGCAGCAGCCGATGGCGTAACGAATCCTAGCTTTGCAGATTGGCAGGGAGGTCACAGAACGCCGCGCAccagccccccacctcccccgTCCCCCATTCTCGTGCTTATGGCAATACTCCCGAGTTTACTCACTGCTGGAGAAGGTGACGTTGACGCCGTAGGACTGTCCCTTCTGCAGCTCGCAGGGCTGCACGTGGCATGGGCTCACATTGACTTCTTTGATAACTCCAGCTTCGGAACCTGAAGCAAAGGAGAGTGAATTGGAGTTGCAGGGAAACTCCACCAAGGAGGCGCCACCCCCACCTCGTGGGAAGGTGCTCTGTTCTCTGAGACGGCTGCTTTCCTGACAAGGGAGGGAGTCTACATGACAACGCAGAACCCCGATTCCTCTCACCCCTAAAATCATAGCCTGTAAATCAGACGGAAAGGGAGCTGGTGGGTGTTAATATTTGTCAAGCCAAGTACCCAGAGGCCATGCCCATACAAGGTCATAGAAAGGGGCTAAACTACAACGAAGAAACTCCAAATGTTCCCAGATCCTCGTCTCCCATTCTTAATCGTAAGGGCTCAGAGCTCAACCCCAAACCTGGAAGGTGCTTGCTTCCTTCTTGTTAATTAAAATACTCCAACTTCCACATTCATTTTCTAGCAGAGAAGCACATGCAAAAGTAGTCAAAGTTGTGCCGGAGAACTGACGCTCTGGAaggcaaagcagaggcaggactccacGGAGGGAGCCCCAGC
The nucleotide sequence above comes from Oryctolagus cuniculus chromosome 20, mOryCun1.1, whole genome shotgun sequence. Encoded proteins:
- the NPC2 gene encoding NPC intracellular cholesterol transporter 2 encodes the protein MRFLTAAFLLLALGAAAVQAEPVRFKDCGSEAGVIKEVNVSPCHVQPCELQKGQSYGVNVTFSSNVQSKNSTAVVHGILFAVEVPFPIPEPDGCKSGISCPIQKGQTYNYMNKLPVKNEYPSIKLVVKWELKDDKQRNLFCWEIPIAIVA